A stretch of DNA from Hydra vulgaris chromosome 03, alternate assembly HydraT2T_AEP:
aaacaATACTGTCGCTGCTACTATTAGCTCTTAATTCATCATGATTAAAAACCTAAATGATTAAAAGATACTTTCGAGGAATTGCGAAAGAAAATGCaaatgtatttacattttttaaagctaaaagaAAGAAAGGAAGCCTAATAGGTTAttgaatattgttattaaaaagcaaacatctatttttaatgaagtatCTCTTAAAATACCGACAATTACAGCTGAATGGTCATCAAACAAGATGTTTTACGATAAGAAAATTAGTGAAGATATCGTTTACAGATATTGTGACCATAAAAAGGAAGGGAACTGCGTCTTcctgaaaaaacattaaagatgCTACAaagttgcaaaataaaatagttacctcgttaaatgttacatttaaaacacaataatgataaaatactaaatacaatgaaaactataaaagaaaagatttagGCTCTTTCTTGCACAGAACAGTTACAAAgtgtaatcattttttaaaattaactgagtcctaaataaaaaagatgacaATTGCTATATCAGCATATCCAGaactaaactatttttaaacagatgcatcattgtttaaaaattgaaataacacTTTTAAGAAATGGCTGTTTAGTTGTAACGTGTTTATTTTGtacaaatgaaatttaaatttaaacgcgAATCATTTGTCTATCAacatttatgttataaatactCACAAAGAACTGCCTTTGTTTTATCagattatttgttttaataccTCATGATTTGATTCAATTATACTTCACATAGGTAAtactaaaattgaaaatgttgaTTTCTATATTAATAAACTCACGGAAGATTCAAGTTATAATAATACTTGAAGAAACTTCTTctaacacttttaaaaataataccaaaATTGTCGCTAATATCATTCGAAATAAGACTGAAAATACTGATGTACAAAGAACATATGATGGTTTAAAAGGCATAgcatatttctcattaatagaTAACTTTTTAATACTGGTATTGTAAATATTGACCTTAGTAACCGCATGGCTCCAAAATGATATGGTATTAATTACATAAGCATagaacaaaatacaaaaaagtagCATGATTACGGAAAACATAAAGTTACAGCTGCTTGACTATCTAATTTACTTGgtttttttggaaaacttttaaagttatattatattggaatgttttttagaatattttttaaaccaggCCTAAGACATttagaaaatattcaaaaaggtaaattatttgaaaacttcTTTCTAaagcaaaagttgaaaaataccTATACTTTATTAGCCTAATCAACAATAAATATGGTTGCAGCCCTGATAAATTAGATCTATCAAGAAGTTTGTTAGACTAGAAAACTCAAGATTGTGTTAATTGTGTTGGGCCATGAACAACAAGTAGagaattttcttcaattttatgtTCAATGCCAGCTACAGATTGAGTGTACAGATGcaatacatcaaacatttttaaattaaacaaattaataccTTATTAGTAATTGTTGAAGAAACAGTAAATTCAATATAtgattaaaagaaaatgaaaaactgAAACTATCTTGAAATCAAGTTTTgcaatctaattttgttatgttaaaagTCAAATTTGATAATCTGGTTTTGTtatgttaaaatcattaaaaaaatttataaaaaactttaagttttttgccattgtaattttttcaagataaaagcaattttaacattttgaaaattttatttttgaattaatatatataaagggttccttttataatttttataactataattttcTCTTtgctgaattttatttttgtttcttcatatcactttgtttttatgattgattcaagttttattttagctagtcagttttttttgcatcttctttcttattatttaagTGAAATAATAATGTCTGGCAAATTCTTTGTATTAAATCtctctttttataaacttgttttaaacaaCTTCATATAGGTTTTTTGTACACTTTCTGATCTTAGTAAACGATAGTATTTAAGCAGACTATTcgaatcttttgatttaaaatttttataaagcataaAGCAGAAGCACAATACAATTAAAGCGTTTTAAAAATCTAGCcagaaaaagtataaatattaagaTGTGGAACACTTGTTGATACTTTATCAAACTGAAAagctaccatttttatttttttccctacATCGTAAACATAAGTGTGCGTACCGCGTCTAATGAATTTGGCTAATACACGGTCGTTTACAAGAGCTATGTTTAGACACGCATGCGTTAAATATTTCGaaaaactttgaactattaaaACGGCTGCGGATCTTAACTACATAGTGTATTTTAACAACcgttaatttgttaatattttcttttaaatttaatgttgtaTCCTTATTTTTGACGTACATcagtataataataaatctaatttcgcaataacattattaaatttggATTAAAATGGTTTTAGCGAgcttaaatttcatttatagtTTACTCAATTTTAGTGCAAAACacagatttgtttatttattcaaatttaattttctaaaaatctaactgtaggatttcaatttttttttttaaactttagataaaGATGTCtattaccaatatttttttggtaGATGCTTCAGGATTTTTTCGATATAAAAGTATGCCTTTACTGTTGAGACATAGTCTCAACAGTACATAGTCTCAACAGTATATGAGACTATGTACATAGTCTTGTTGAGACTATGTACATAGTCTCAACAGCAAAGGcataattttatatcaaaaaaatcctgaatgtatatatatatatatatatatatatatatatatatatatatatatatatatatatatatatatatatatatatatatatatatatatatacagtggcggcCGGTGACAATAAACTTTGGTGGGGCCAGCAAATATTAACCAAAAAATATCGCAACGACTCACTTTCAGCGTAACTGATACTTAGGTGTTTATGAGGAATTTTTTGGTCGCTAGCGTTTTTTGATTGGTTGAGAGAGTTAAGCGCTAGCATACTCCCAAAATAAAGCATAAGTATTTAATGGCATTGAATCTTTTAAACCTACGTAACACTATAATTTTCATAAAGGTATAATATATTGTGAAATAAAGAATGATgttaaaaacaatgatttaagcatattatttatacaaatattctgCTCTTCTCTGTTTCATAAGAGAAAACATTTCAATTACTTTTTGATTAAACTGATCAATATCCTGTAAATAATCTTTATGTATTGATAGTACAGCTAATGCATTCAACCGATCTTGACCTGTGGAATTTCTCAAAAGTgtcttaattctttttaaagtacTAAAACACCGTTCAGCATCGGCTGTAGACACAGGTGTGACTAAAACAATCTCTATCAACTTCGATACTTCAGAAAATGTTTCAATCAAGTTATTTTCATGCATAAACTGGGATAGGGCATTAATGGTGCCAATATCACTAAAAACAGCATTTTCATATAAAACGGTTAGTTCGGACATCAACTTAACTTCACTCAGCATTGGATAGTttgttagaatattttttatatgattccGAGGAAAATGTTGtctattaaatttgaaatttttcggatccaaaattgaaaatgatttaaatatttcaatgctTCTAAACCTGTCGCTAATTTCGTAAATAACTTTATCACAAGCATCTTTAGCATCTTCTATTAGTAGTTCGATTGATGTGTTTCGTTTCATTCGGTTTTCATGCATTTCTTCGCAATCGTTAAGAATCGATCCAGAAACATTATCAGTGATGCTATTTCGCACAAAATTTATAGATAactcaaatttttcaaaagccTCCTTGATTGTAATAGTGTTGCTGTTACTTGATTGCAATATATTGTAAAGTACAtcaacatgttttaaaattgaataaaaaaaagataaaaaaaagttgaactcTAAATCttccaaacattttttgaacCCAACAGATTGCCACACGCTTGTATCATCCCATCCTTCAtcgtttataattttatcaaaacattccccaatctttgttttgttttcttttatgcAAGTAACTATTTTTGAACGAAAATTCCATCGTGTTTCGCAAACTCTTGGTATCTGTTTAAAAGTAATTTCGCGAAGTAAATCATTTCGTTTTGGCGAGGATGTAAAGAACACGCCAAATCCacttaaagtagaaaaaaatgttcttacTCGCTTATTCGACgaacaaacttttttcaaaactaaattcaaTTGGTGTGCATAGCAGTGAACATAATGGGCATTTGGGTAAACTTCTTTCATTAGACTTTGGACTCCATTCCTTGATCCGCTCATAACTGCTGCACCGTCATAAGCCTGTGCAATTAATTTTTCCTTCAGAccaaaacaatttaattcttCTTTTAATACATTGGTAAGACCCATAGCAGTTCTATCCTGAACATcaataaatgctataaatctTTCAACTGGTTGATAACCTTTTAAATAACGCAAAATAATGACGAACTGAGAACGACAAGATACATCAGTTGTTTCATCTGCTTGCAAGGAAACAAATCTTGCTTTATCTATCTCACGTTTAATTTCTTCTATGTATACTTTATACATACATTCTAGAATCTCATTTTGGTTTGTTTTCgaagtattttttgttatttttgaatctttaagaTGATCGCTAAACGCACTATCCAATGTAGCTGTGTATGAAACCATATCTAAAAATACCCCTCGATTATTTGAGTCAATAGTTTCGTCATGTCCTCTTAAGGGCAATTCGTGTACAccacaaaattttatacaatctaTAACCCTCGATAATGTATGTCTGTTTTTGTCAACTAattcattatgtttttttatgctaAGACTGTATCCAGCATCAATTGTCGATAAAATGTTTGTCTTTCCGAGCATTTGAAACTGCAACGAATTACTTATATGTGTTTTACTGGATTCGTGTTTTTGTATTCGCTCAGAAAGATGTTTCATATCTTTACAGCCATTTTCTGCCCACAAGCTCTCGCCACCAaacaaaacacaataaaaacaaaacaacgaATTCTTTTCATCACTAACACTTaaccatgattttttttcaaaccatgATACACAAAATGTTCGTGTTTTTTTACCATCAACTTGAGTTATACGAACACCTTTTGGTTGGTACGCCCCAAGATTTTTGATTTCTAGTTTTTCTTGAAGACCCAATGACGAGAAACGTTTTGCCAATAAACTATCA
This window harbors:
- the LOC136078879 gene encoding zinc finger MYM-type protein 1-like codes for the protein MNKIDSLLAKRFSSLGLQEKLEIKNLGAYQPKGVRITQVDGKKTRTFCVSWFEKKSWLSVSDEKNSLFCFYCVLFGGESLWAENGCKDMKHLSERIQKHESSKTHISNSLQFQMLGKTNILSTIDAGYSLSIKKHNELVDKNRHTLSRVIDCIKFCGVHELPLRGHDETIDSNNRGVFLDMVSYTATLDSAFSDHLKDSKITKNTSKTNQNEILECMYKVYIEEIKREIDKARFVSLQADETTDVSCRSQFVIILRYLKGYQPVERFIAFIDVQDRTAMGLTNVLKEELNCFGLKEKLIAQAYDGAAVMSGSRNGVQSLMKEVYPNAHYVHCYAHQLNLVLKKVCSSNKRVRTFFSTLSGFGVFFTSSPKRNDLLREITFKQIPRVCETRWNFRSKIVTCIKENKTKIGECFDKIINDEGWDDTSVWQSVGFKKCLEDLEFNFFLSFFYSILKHVDVLYNILQSSNSNTITIKEAFEKFELSINFVRNSITDNVSGSILNDCEEMHENRMKRNTSIELLIEDAKDACDKVIYEISDRFRSIEIFKSFSILDPKNFKFNRQHFPRNHIKNILTNYPMLSEVKLMSELTVLYENAVFSDIGTINALSQFMHENNLIETFSEVSKLIEIVLVTPVSTADAERCFSTLKRIKTLLRNSTGQDRLNALAVLSIHKDYLQDIDQFNQKVIEMFSLMKQRRAEYLYK